The following are encoded in a window of Peromyscus maniculatus bairdii isolate BWxNUB_F1_BW_parent chromosome X, HU_Pman_BW_mat_3.1, whole genome shotgun sequence genomic DNA:
- the LOC143270928 gene encoding uncharacterized protein LOC143270928 has product MKEYIFNFSGLICSTSALVLEIILANSQCWRLWEFNNKVVQFVSFGLWEAYYTQDFNISGSMTRMLVHTPINETWNKSSEFQYLQVLIAWAILMKILVLIFTSVAIKISCMEDQFIDIQLFCYKMSAIILAVSSLFTLITVTLNHLVDIYGQTTLDFSADFPVKKEDIIKKHCTNVFPMGVLTATMSLFGVILFLCEMISLTVQSQVKGQCASNLAEQKV; this is encoded by the coding sequence ATGAAGGAGTACATCTTCAATTTCAGTGGCCTGATTTGCAGTACATCAGCTTTGGTATTGGAAATCATCCTTGCAAACAGCCAATGCTGGCGCCTGTGGGAGTTTAACAACAAGGTTGTGCAATTTGTGTCATTTGGACTCTGGGAAGCTTATTACACTCAGGACTTTAACATCTCTGGGTCTATGACCAGGATGTTGGTTCACACCCCTATCAATGAAACCTGGAACAAGTCATCtgaatttcagtatttacaagtCCTGATAGCGTGGGCCATTTTGATGAAAATCCTAGTCCTGATTTTCACTTCAGTGGCCATTAAGATCAGCTGCATGGAAGACCAATTCATTGATATCCAGCTGTTTTGCTACAAGATGTCTGCCATAATTTTAGCTGTGAGCAGCCTTTTCACACTTAtcactgtgaccttgaaccacctCGTAGACATCTATGGGCAAACCACTCTTGACTTTTCAGCCGACTTTCCCGTTAAAAAGGAGgacattataaagaaacactgcaCAAACGTGTTCCCAATGGGTGTCCTGACTGCCACGATGTCACTCTTTGGcgtgattttgtttctctgtgagatGATCTCCTTGACAGTACAGAGTCAGGTGAAGGGCCAGTGTGCTTCCAACCTGGCTGAGCAAAAGGTCTGA